A genomic stretch from Ketobacter sp. MCCC 1A13808 includes:
- a CDS encoding alpha/beta hydrolase, producing the protein MVRTPADIGLSYQDVELNARDQTKLHGWLLKTESLSPKGMVFFLHGNAENISTHIASVYWLPQYGYDVFMLDYRGYGQSQGKPDLPQVFMDVEAGYRWVSDYAQERNLDLFVLGQSLGAAISSYYFAEKNTTPERVKGVILDAVFSGHRDIAKAMLSRHWLTWPAQFAVAPLLPTQYNPADHVAQISPTPLLILHSPEDQVIPFTQGQTVYQQAQQPKYWVSTKGPHITTFNFPAYQQLLLRFLAEPGVDPQTSPTDHRQTDSTSSPLQTSTSAHAPE; encoded by the coding sequence ATGGTGAGAACACCTGCGGACATCGGATTGTCTTATCAGGACGTTGAACTGAACGCACGAGATCAAACCAAGTTGCATGGCTGGTTACTGAAAACCGAGTCCCTTTCCCCTAAAGGTATGGTGTTTTTTCTGCATGGCAACGCAGAAAATATCAGCACGCATATTGCCAGTGTCTATTGGTTGCCACAGTACGGCTACGATGTATTTATGCTGGACTACCGGGGCTATGGCCAATCTCAGGGCAAACCGGATCTGCCGCAGGTTTTTATGGACGTAGAGGCTGGCTATCGTTGGGTCAGCGATTATGCGCAAGAGCGTAATCTGGATCTGTTTGTGCTGGGGCAAAGCCTGGGAGCGGCCATCAGTAGCTATTATTTCGCGGAAAAAAACACAACGCCGGAACGCGTAAAAGGCGTGATACTGGATGCGGTATTCAGCGGGCATCGGGACATCGCAAAGGCGATGCTGAGCCGTCACTGGCTGACTTGGCCGGCCCAGTTTGCCGTTGCACCACTGTTACCGACGCAATACAACCCCGCAGACCATGTTGCGCAGATCAGTCCAACCCCGCTGTTGATACTACACAGCCCCGAGGACCAGGTTATTCCTTTTACACAGGGACAGACGGTATATCAACAGGCGCAGCAACCCAAATATTGGGTGAGCACGAAGGGCCCTCACATCACCACCTTTAATTTCCCGGCGTATCAGCAGCTGTTATTACGCTTTCTGGCTGAGCCCGGCGTTGATCCCCAGACTAGCCCCACTGACCACCGACAAACGGATTCGACTTCTTCTCCTCTCCAAACGTCGACATCGGCCCATGCCCCGGAATAA
- a CDS encoding M48 family metallopeptidase: protein MQPGQIRDSTHIMASSDTYAAHAFHHSFDKERASGAITLTDVHVQFHNDQGQVRFPVSGTQFSLGGASDRLLFIRHPSEPDWNIYTSDLSILKHPALQNDVQIQRRVQQIKNKRRFTWGVFASVVMVLVAIPLLVVLFMDSLTGPLARHVPPEWEQKLGETAFAQYQMGQDFLKQEESDQLLDPLLQPLLQQLQDERYPFQFYISSDDAVNAFALPGGIVVINSGLILKADSADELLGVVAHEISHVTEQHSVRNIMGTAGVYLTINAMLGDMSGLLAMVANAAPYLINQSYSRGFETQADEKGLALLYRAQIEPEGLVTFFEKLREQEQKQLDKVAGEDNRESIESTLQFLSTHPATEDRIDHLQEQINELPHQNTLDLSLPFTTLQERVKRFVAKEDEEPET, encoded by the coding sequence GTGCAGCCGGGACAAATCCGGGACAGCACACACATTATGGCCAGCTCCGACACATACGCAGCCCATGCGTTTCATCATTCGTTTGACAAAGAACGCGCCTCCGGTGCAATCACACTGACTGATGTTCACGTTCAGTTTCACAACGACCAGGGGCAGGTCCGCTTCCCGGTTAGCGGCACCCAATTCTCCCTCGGTGGCGCCAGTGACCGGCTTTTATTTATCCGTCATCCATCTGAACCGGACTGGAACATATACACCAGTGATCTGAGCATACTGAAGCATCCTGCACTGCAAAACGATGTCCAAATTCAACGCAGGGTGCAGCAGATCAAGAACAAACGCAGGTTCACCTGGGGTGTATTTGCCTCGGTTGTGATGGTGTTAGTGGCGATACCTCTGCTGGTGGTGTTATTTATGGATAGCCTTACCGGCCCCCTAGCCCGCCATGTACCACCGGAATGGGAGCAAAAACTCGGTGAAACCGCCTTCGCCCAATATCAAATGGGGCAGGATTTTCTTAAACAAGAGGAATCCGATCAGCTGCTCGACCCGCTGCTGCAACCACTATTGCAACAACTGCAGGACGAACGCTATCCATTTCAGTTTTATATCAGCAGTGATGACGCAGTAAATGCGTTTGCCTTACCCGGCGGTATTGTCGTGATCAACAGCGGCTTGATTCTGAAAGCCGATAGCGCCGATGAGTTACTCGGCGTGGTGGCTCATGAGATTTCCCATGTCACGGAACAGCACAGCGTGCGCAACATAATGGGGACCGCTGGCGTTTATCTCACCATTAACGCGATGCTCGGGGATATGAGCGGGCTCCTGGCGATGGTCGCCAATGCCGCACCCTATCTGATCAACCAAAGTTATTCCCGTGGTTTTGAAACCCAGGCGGATGAAAAAGGTCTGGCATTGTTATATCGCGCCCAGATCGAGCCCGAAGGCCTAGTCACTTTTTTTGAAAAGTTGCGTGAGCAGGAGCAGAAGCAATTGGATAAAGTCGCCGGTGAAGACAACCGCGAATCCATTGAAAGTACATTGCAATTTCTCAGCACGCATCCTGCAACCGAAGACCGCATCGACCATCTGCAAGAGCAAATAAACGAATTGCCCCATCAAAATACGCTGGATCTGAGCCTCCCGTTCACTACGCTGCAGGAACGGGTGAAACGCTTTGTCGCCAAAGAAGACGAGGAACCCGAAACATGA
- a CDS encoding TIGR00266 family protein, translating into MKTEIKGGVAFSYLDVELEPGESITTESDAMSSMDADIELRSRFNGGFFIGLLRKFLGGETLFINDFTNSTQGPRRMTVVQPTPGQVRQVDLNNETLYMQPGAFLACSGDVKVGVAFAGFISWIAREGLFRIAVSGSGTVWYGAFGALLEREVDGEFIVDTSHLVAYEPGIKLKLQLAGGIFSSLFGGEGLVTRVVGKGKIVIQSRSISGIASWINPRLP; encoded by the coding sequence ATGAAAACAGAAATAAAGGGCGGAGTCGCTTTTTCCTACCTGGACGTTGAACTGGAACCAGGTGAGTCCATCACCACTGAATCCGATGCCATGTCCAGCATGGATGCGGACATCGAACTGCGTTCACGTTTTAACGGCGGCTTTTTTATCGGCCTGTTACGTAAGTTTCTGGGGGGTGAGACCCTGTTTATCAATGATTTCACCAATTCGACCCAAGGCCCGCGCCGCATGACAGTGGTGCAACCCACCCCCGGCCAGGTCAGACAAGTCGATCTGAACAATGAAACCCTGTATATGCAGCCCGGCGCCTTTCTCGCTTGCAGCGGAGACGTCAAGGTCGGTGTGGCCTTCGCCGGGTTTATTTCCTGGATTGCCCGTGAAGGGTTGTTTCGCATCGCCGTCAGCGGCAGTGGCACAGTGTGGTATGGCGCGTTCGGCGCGTTGCTGGAACGAGAGGTAGACGGTGAATTCATCGTCGATACCAGTCACCTGGTGGCATACGAACCGGGGATCAAGCTCAAGCTGCAATTGGCCGGCGGCATTTTTTCCAGCCTGTTTGGCGGCGAAGGTCTGGTCACCCGTGTGGTGGGCAAAGGTAAAATTGTTATTCAATCTCGCAGCATTTCCGGCATCGCCAGCTGGATTAATCCACGACTGCCCTAA
- a CDS encoding DUF4105 domain-containing protein, with translation MNVVPHLVVALALFVPFTAVNSAPEADKLQAVSRSTVWQRLMHYSISEHGHSAKSQVDDADFFLAEDGRTNPQHELSATLEAFYFAVSDPDQHAICRYPSRWKFLSAQFDLAEPPLSPADCPEFSQWLAAMDPHSVSLVLASSYLNSPSSMFGHTFLRVDPANVEQGSKWLSYAVNFGAELNAQDNSILYAYKGLFGGYPGFFSIIPYYEKIQEYSHIENRDLWEYNLNLNPQETRDLVSHLWELRDIEFDYYFFDENCSYRLLELLEFARPTTELTKDFSYRAIPIDTIRSVLNGDLVDTVDYRPSSSTEIEYRISLLDQEQQALAWQIAHKNASLESPQLTALPAQEQAGVLQLAYKHLRYLQLENPRNQVAAQYSLDLLRELSRLPDKKASHPPTPEVSPDQGHKTFLLGLTGGESMDTGFLDLRVRLSYHDLADNRAGYLDGAAINLGELRLRKSKDDGLQIEDLSFVDINSHSPRNRFFNPITWRVQLGMQRQYSPNDDFLTTQAHGGAGLTYQIAQPVLVYGLAMGRVEFNELLDTKLVVAAGALAGGLAYLPFGTLQLESQYYQFSDGKDRHATRLIQNLPLGQNSALRFSASHNKQVETDFDEFSLEFRYYL, from the coding sequence ATGAACGTAGTTCCGCATCTTGTTGTTGCTCTTGCGTTATTCGTGCCCTTCACTGCAGTTAACTCCGCGCCGGAAGCGGATAAACTTCAAGCCGTTTCCCGTTCCACGGTATGGCAGCGGCTGATGCACTATAGCATCAGCGAACATGGCCACTCGGCCAAAAGTCAGGTAGATGATGCCGATTTTTTTCTGGCAGAAGACGGCCGCACCAACCCACAGCACGAACTCAGCGCAACACTTGAGGCCTTTTATTTTGCAGTTTCCGATCCGGATCAGCATGCCATTTGCCGCTATCCCTCCAGATGGAAATTCCTTAGTGCTCAATTTGATCTGGCTGAGCCCCCCCTCTCACCAGCCGACTGTCCCGAGTTCTCGCAATGGTTAGCGGCGATGGATCCACACAGTGTGAGCCTGGTGCTGGCTTCGTCTTATCTCAATAGCCCATCTTCGATGTTCGGTCATACATTTTTAAGAGTGGATCCGGCCAATGTAGAACAAGGCTCGAAATGGCTCTCTTATGCGGTGAATTTCGGTGCCGAGCTGAATGCTCAGGACAACTCCATTTTATATGCATATAAAGGTTTATTCGGAGGCTATCCGGGCTTTTTCAGCATTATTCCCTACTATGAAAAAATCCAGGAATACAGCCACATTGAAAACCGCGACCTGTGGGAATATAACTTGAATCTGAATCCGCAGGAAACCCGAGACCTTGTCTCTCACTTGTGGGAGCTGCGTGATATTGAATTCGATTATTACTTTTTTGATGAAAACTGTTCTTATCGTTTGTTGGAATTATTGGAATTCGCCCGACCCACCACTGAGCTGACAAAAGATTTCAGCTATCGAGCTATTCCGATCGATACCATACGCTCAGTCCTGAATGGAGATTTGGTCGATACGGTAGATTATCGACCCTCGTCTTCAACCGAGATTGAATATCGGATCAGCTTGCTCGACCAAGAACAGCAGGCGCTGGCATGGCAAATTGCACACAAAAACGCCTCGCTCGAAAGCCCGCAATTAACCGCATTGCCGGCTCAGGAGCAAGCGGGGGTATTGCAACTGGCCTATAAGCATTTACGGTATCTGCAACTGGAGAACCCCCGAAATCAAGTAGCGGCCCAATATAGCCTGGACCTGTTGCGCGAACTCAGTCGGCTACCGGACAAGAAGGCTTCCCACCCCCCTACCCCGGAAGTTTCCCCTGACCAGGGCCATAAAACGTTTCTTCTCGGTTTGACCGGCGGCGAATCTATGGACACTGGTTTTCTGGATCTTCGGGTTCGTCTCAGTTATCACGACCTGGCAGACAATCGCGCCGGCTATCTGGATGGGGCCGCCATCAATCTGGGTGAATTGCGTTTGCGAAAGTCCAAAGACGATGGTTTGCAAATTGAAGACCTGAGTTTTGTCGATATAAATTCACACTCTCCCCGTAACCGATTTTTTAATCCAATCACCTGGCGCGTCCAGTTAGGCATGCAACGGCAATATTCCCCCAACGATGATTTTCTTACTACGCAGGCCCATGGTGGTGCTGGGTTAACCTACCAAATAGCGCAGCCGGTACTGGTATATGGCCTGGCCATGGGGCGAGTTGAATTTAATGAATTACTCGATACCAAATTGGTAGTCGCGGCAGGTGCGCTGGCAGGCGGCTTGGCCTATCTACCATTCGGCACGCTGCAACTGGAAAGCCAGTACTACCAATTCAGCGATGGCAAAGATCGCCACGCCACCCGCTTGATTCAGAATCTACCTCTGGGACAAAATAGCGCTCTACGCTTTTCAGCCAGCCACAACAAACAAGTGGAAACGGATTTTGATGAATTCAGTCTGGAGTTTCGTTATTACCTGTAA
- a CDS encoding MBL fold metallo-hydrolase, with protein sequence MLNYRIIPVTPFAQNCSLIWCTETLQAAVVDPGGDLDRIYAVVKETGVTLKKILLTHAHIDHAGATADLSDEHTLPIVGPHTGDDYWIKGLPEQGKMFGFKEARIFTPDQWLTDGESVQVGNVTLSVLHCPGHTPGHLVFFDPDSKLAIVGDVLFNGSIGRTDFPGGDHPTLIRSIKEKLFPLGDEVKFIPGHGPMSTFGEEKKSNPFVGGQWG encoded by the coding sequence ATGCTGAATTACCGAATTATTCCTGTGACTCCCTTTGCGCAGAACTGTTCCCTGATCTGGTGTACTGAAACGCTGCAGGCTGCGGTGGTGGACCCCGGTGGTGATCTGGACAGAATTTATGCGGTAGTGAAGGAAACCGGCGTCACGTTAAAGAAAATTCTGCTGACTCACGCCCATATTGATCATGCCGGCGCTACTGCGGATTTGTCAGATGAGCACACCTTGCCCATCGTCGGTCCCCATACCGGGGATGATTACTGGATTAAAGGGCTACCGGAGCAAGGCAAAATGTTCGGTTTTAAAGAAGCCCGCATTTTCACGCCGGATCAGTGGCTAACAGACGGAGAGTCCGTTCAGGTGGGAAACGTAACGTTGAGCGTGCTGCATTGTCCCGGCCATACCCCGGGCCATTTGGTGTTTTTTGATCCCGACAGCAAATTGGCTATTGTTGGGGATGTGCTGTTTAACGGCTCAATCGGGCGTACGGATTTTCCCGGTGGCGATCACCCAACGTTGATTCGCTCTATTAAGGAAAAGCTCTTTCCTTTGGGAGATGAGGTGAAATTTATTCCGGGGCATGGGCCGATGTCGACGTTTGGAGAGGAGAAGAAGTCGAATCCGTTTGTCGGTGGTCAGTGGGGCTAG